The following are encoded together in the Osmia lignaria lignaria isolate PbOS001 chromosome 6, iyOsmLign1, whole genome shotgun sequence genome:
- the Efr gene encoding ER GDP-fucose transporter: protein MRAIIAIVCVFLGCCSNVVFLELLVKEDPGSGNLITFLQFLFISLEGFLFTSKCGTVKPNIGIKDYFILVTMFFIANVCNNCAFDFNIPMPLHMIFRAGSLIANMIMGIIILKKKYAFSKYLSVFMITLGIAICTIVSGKEIKSLQAKNVEQIPTTPWDDFFWWALGILLLTVALFVSARMGIYQEVLHKKYGKNAREALYYTHLLPLPFFLTLAPNIWEHFKYALASEPMNISIINLDVPKLIAYLIGNILTQYMCISSVFVLTTECTSLTVTLVITLRKFLSLIFSIIYFKNPFTIYHWIGTLLVFTGTVIFTELIPKIIENLPSKEKTIVQDKKVQ, encoded by the exons ATGCGTGCAATTATTGCAATAGTATGCGTCTTCCTTGGTTGTTGCAGCAACGTCGTTTTTTTAGAGCTTCTTGTTaa AGAAGATCCAGGTAGTGGAAATCTCATTACATTTCTACAGTTCCTTTTTATATCGTTAGAAGGATTTTTATTTACTTCAAAATGCGGGACTGTAAAGCCCAATATAGGAATAAAGGATTATTTTATACTAGTAACAATGTTTTTTATTGCTAACGTTTGCAATAATTGTGCATTTGATTTTAACATACCCATGCCGCTACATATGATATTCAGAGCT GGTTCTCTGATAGCTAATATGATTATgggtattattattttaaagaaaaagtatGCTTTTAGCAAGTATTTATCAGTATTTATGATAACCCTTGGTATTGCCATCTGTACAATTGTTAGTGGTAAAGAAATTAAATCGTTGCAAGCTAAAAATGTTGAACAAATACCTACCACTCCATGGGATGATTTTTTTTGGTGGGCATTAGGTATATTATTGTTGACTGTTGCATTATTTGTTTCGGCAAGGATGGGCATTTATCAAGAAGTATTACataaaaaatatggaaaaaatGCAAGAGAAGCGTTGTATTATACG CATCTGTTACCCTTACCGTTCTTCTTAACATTGGCTCCTAATATCTGGGAACATTTTAAGTATGCTCTTGCATCGGAACCAATGAATATATCAATAATTAACTTAGATGTACCAAAGTTAATTGCATATCTTATAGGAAATATTCTAACACA atatatgtGCATCAGTTCTGTTTTTGTATTAACAACAGAGTGCACATCTCTCACCGTAACTTTAGTAATAACATTAAGAAAATTCTTgtctttaattttttctataatatattttaagaatccGTTTACAATCTATCACTGGATTGGTACTCTTTTAGTATTTACAGGAACTGTGATATTTACAGAATTAATACCAAAGATTATAGAAAACTTGCCGTCAAAAGAGAAGACAATAGTACAAGATAAGAAAGTGCAATAA